A genomic window from Sphingobacterium spiritivorum includes:
- a CDS encoding DUF7674 family protein: protein METKVIKTIREWLPQVIHEQISDDYTALQSLAGYFLQHIQGDEDQQALAIEAAQIVNILYLNGKLHDKNAIENEFLSLIANEETPKSLKKHLAFFPKELRQVYLKTIIEN, encoded by the coding sequence ATGGAAACTAAAGTTATTAAAACAATCCGTGAATGGCTTCCGCAGGTCATCCATGAGCAGATCAGTGATGATTACACCGCTTTACAATCACTGGCAGGTTATTTTTTGCAGCACATCCAGGGTGATGAAGACCAACAGGCATTGGCTATTGAAGCCGCCCAGATTGTCAATATTCTATATCTGAACGGAAAGCTGCACGATAAAAATGCTATTGAGAATGAGTTTCTGAGCCTGATAGCAAATGAGGAAACTCCAAAAAGTCTGAAGAAACACCTGGCATTTTTTCCAAAAGAACTGAGACAGGTGTATTTGAAAACAATAATTGAAAATTAA
- the kdpA gene encoding potassium-transporting ATPase subunit KdpA: MNTEILGIVFMFALTVILAIPFGKYIAKVFGNEKTWLDPVFNPLERLIFRTSGIDQHQEMNWKQHMAALLTINMLWFLVGMLILMTQQWLPLNPDNNPNMSAHLAFNTTISFVVNCNLQHYSGETGVSYLSQFWLMFLQFVSSGTGMAAGVVLFKAFREKRSDTLGNFYSFFVKSCTRILLPLSIVVALILVFNGTPMTFNGKDSMTTLEGKTVEVSTGPAAGFIAIKHVGTNGGGFFGVNSNHPFENPNYLTNITEMFAQMIIPLAMIFAFGYFIRRKKLSWMIFGVMTVGFLLLVIPNIIMEAKGNPVISGMGIDISSGNTEGKETRFGAIASGYWSIATTVISTGSINAMHDSTMPLSGMNELLAMMINAFYGGNGVGLLNFFIFIILGVFISGLMVGRTPEFLGKKIEAREMKIAMIIALLHPFLILVGTALASAFPAYGLATLNNPGFHGFSEMLYEYTSSAANNGSGFEGLGDNTLWWNVSTGFVLILSRFLPIIGPVAIAGLLAAKNYIPEGSGTLKTDTATFGLMVFAVIVIVAALAFFPALTLGPIAEHFSLN, translated from the coding sequence ATGAACACAGAAATTTTAGGTATAGTCTTTATGTTTGCCCTGACGGTCATTCTAGCTATACCTTTTGGAAAATATATCGCTAAAGTTTTTGGAAATGAAAAAACATGGCTTGACCCTGTTTTCAATCCGCTGGAGAGATTAATATTCCGTACCAGCGGTATTGATCAGCATCAGGAAATGAACTGGAAACAGCATATGGCTGCATTGCTGACCATTAATATGCTTTGGTTTTTGGTGGGTATGCTTATCCTTATGACACAGCAGTGGCTGCCCTTAAATCCGGATAACAATCCCAATATGTCAGCACATCTGGCTTTTAATACCACTATCTCTTTTGTCGTCAACTGTAATCTTCAGCATTATTCGGGAGAGACCGGTGTGAGTTATCTGAGTCAATTCTGGCTGATGTTTCTGCAATTTGTAAGCTCAGGTACAGGTATGGCTGCCGGGGTTGTCCTTTTCAAAGCATTCCGCGAAAAGAGAAGTGATACACTGGGTAATTTCTACAGCTTTTTTGTTAAATCCTGTACGCGTATTTTACTTCCGCTATCGATTGTCGTGGCATTGATTCTGGTCTTTAACGGTACGCCAATGACATTCAACGGAAAAGATAGTATGACTACGCTGGAAGGTAAGACAGTAGAGGTGTCTACTGGTCCGGCTGCGGGTTTTATTGCTATCAAACATGTGGGAACTAACGGAGGTGGTTTTTTTGGTGTCAATTCTAATCATCCGTTTGAAAATCCGAATTATCTGACCAATATCACGGAGATGTTTGCACAGATGATCATTCCGTTAGCGATGATCTTTGCCTTTGGCTATTTTATACGACGGAAAAAACTTTCCTGGATGATTTTCGGGGTTATGACTGTAGGATTCTTACTGCTGGTCATTCCGAATATTATAATGGAAGCAAAAGGTAACCCTGTAATAAGCGGAATGGGTATTGATATTTCTTCCGGTAATACGGAAGGAAAAGAAACCCGGTTTGGGGCCATTGCTTCCGGTTACTGGAGTATTGCGACCACGGTGATCTCTACCGGATCTATCAATGCTATGCATGACAGTACTATGCCTCTCAGTGGTATGAATGAATTGTTGGCAATGATGATTAATGCCTTCTACGGCGGAAACGGAGTGGGACTGCTGAACTTCTTTATTTTTATTATTCTGGGTGTGTTTATCAGCGGTCTGATGGTCGGAAGGACTCCGGAATTTCTGGGTAAGAAAATCGAAGCCCGTGAAATGAAGATCGCTATGATTATTGCGCTTTTGCATCCTTTCCTGATTCTGGTGGGAACAGCTCTTGCAAGTGCATTTCCTGCTTATGGATTAGCAACATTGAACAATCCGGGTTTTCACGGTTTCAGTGAAATGCTCTATGAATATACGTCTTCAGCCGCTAATAACGGTAGTGGATTTGAAGGATTGGGTGACAACACGTTGTGGTGGAATGTCAGCACCGGGTTTGTATTGATTCTGAGCCGTTTCCTGCCAATTATAGGACCTGTAGCAATTGCAGGACTGCTGGCCGCTAAAAATTATATTCCTGAGGGTTCCGGAACATTAAAAACAGATACTGCGACATTCGGACTGATGGTTTTTGCGGTAATCGTTATTGTCGCAGCCCTTGCTTTCTTTCCGGCATTGACACTGGGACCTATCGCCGAACATTTTTCACTAAACTAA
- a CDS encoding K(+)-transporting ATPase subunit C, protein MKTHILPAIKLTLGTLILFTVLYPALIWAFAQVSPNQGKGEIINYNGHTYYSNIGQSFTEDQYFWSRPSAVDYNASGSGASNKGPSNKEYLQAVQARIDTFMQHNPGIKKSDIPVDLVTASGSGLDPNMSVQAAKVQIQRIAAVRNLALSEVEQLVNQQTEKPLWGLFGPEKINVLKLNIALDQLSKK, encoded by the coding sequence ATGAAAACACATATTCTACCAGCGATTAAGCTGACTTTAGGAACACTTATTCTATTCACTGTCCTTTATCCTGCACTTATCTGGGCTTTTGCTCAGGTCAGTCCTAATCAGGGTAAGGGCGAGATTATCAACTATAATGGCCACACCTATTACAGCAATATCGGCCAGTCATTCACGGAAGATCAGTATTTCTGGTCTCGTCCTTCTGCTGTTGATTATAATGCTTCCGGATCAGGAGCCAGCAACAAGGGGCCATCTAATAAAGAATATCTGCAGGCTGTCCAGGCGCGTATAGATACTTTTATGCAACACAATCCCGGTATTAAAAAATCGGATATCCCGGTAGACCTGGTTACTGCAAGCGGAAGTGGTCTTGATCCGAATATGTCTGTACAGGCAGCTAAAGTACAGATTCAGCGGATAGCTGCAGTCAGAAATCTGGCGCTATCTGAAGTGGAACAGTTGGTGAATCAGCAGACCGAAAAACCTTTGTGGGGACTATTCGGTCCGGAGAAAATCAATGTTCTAAAGCTGAATATAGCTTTAGATCAACTGAGTAAAAAATAA
- a CDS encoding DUF7674 family protein, with amino-acid sequence MKIIHKSDLLPLISAEIPEVSEEVNRLSSRENIAGAIQIVVTFMKDMLQHHNLPRVRWSMMFMGWLYGRSDAAVKEIIENLFVRSFNGMKRICNPQEWQSVETKIPYSLRSVYIRQLSSL; translated from the coding sequence ATGAAAATTATTCACAAATCAGATCTGCTTCCTCTTATTTCGGCTGAGATCCCGGAAGTCAGTGAGGAAGTCAACAGACTTAGTTCGAGGGAGAATATCGCAGGTGCTATTCAGATCGTAGTCACTTTTATGAAAGATATGCTTCAGCATCATAATCTGCCTCGTGTGCGCTGGAGCATGATGTTTATGGGATGGCTTTACGGGAGAAGTGATGCTGCAGTCAAAGAGATTATTGAAAATCTCTTTGTACGCTCATTCAATGGGATGAAGCGTATCTGTAATCCGCAGGAATGGCAATCGGTAGAGACTAAGATCCCTTATTCATTGCGCTCAGTTTATATCCGTCAACTTTCATCATTATAA
- a CDS encoding UbiD family decarboxylase: protein MGYKSLAECVLDLERHGHLIRIKEEVDPHLEMAAIHMRVFDKEGPALFFERIKGSEFPAVSNLFGTLERSKFMFRDSLDHLKKLVDVKMNPAAVLKNPFQYVGSSMTALGALPWKRKSGAPILFGKTQISKLPQIVNWPMDGGAFVTMPQVYTEDVSKPGIMNANLGMYRIQLSGNEYIPDREIGLHYQLHRGIGVHQTKANELGIPLKVSIFVGGPPSHPLSAVMPLPEGLSEMIFAGALGNRRFRYFYDEEGFCISADADFVITGTVYPNENKPEGPFGDHIGYYSLTHPFPLMRVHNVYHKKDPIWSFTVVGRPPQEDTSFGALIHEITGSAIPQEINGLHAVNAVDPAGVHPLLFAIGSERYTPYQQVDRPQEILTIANQILGKNQLSLAKYLFISAYEDNPKLDIHNIPQFFGHILERIDLTRDIHFQTNTTIDTLDYSGDGLNAGSKVVFAAAGTKKRTLATELPAGFELARPFQHARMAIPGVLMVEGNAFTNYEQEQSVIEEWCNQVAHLDWTGIPMIVLTDDAGFAAETVNNFVWVTFTRSNPAYDIYGIRSFTRFKHWGCEGPFIIDARSKPHHAPALIKDEAVERRVDALGEKGGSLYSII, encoded by the coding sequence ATGGGATATAAAAGTTTAGCGGAATGCGTGCTGGATCTGGAAAGACATGGCCACCTGATACGAATAAAAGAAGAAGTCGATCCTCATCTGGAGATGGCAGCTATTCACATGCGTGTGTTTGACAAGGAAGGACCGGCCTTATTTTTTGAACGGATAAAGGGCTCTGAATTTCCGGCTGTTTCTAATCTTTTCGGTACACTGGAACGCTCAAAGTTTATGTTCAGGGATTCTTTGGATCACCTCAAAAAACTTGTGGACGTCAAAATGAATCCTGCTGCTGTACTTAAAAATCCTTTTCAATATGTAGGTTCCTCCATGACTGCACTGGGTGCTCTCCCCTGGAAACGCAAGAGCGGAGCTCCGATTCTGTTTGGTAAAACGCAGATCAGCAAGTTACCACAAATAGTGAACTGGCCAATGGATGGAGGTGCTTTTGTGACGATGCCTCAGGTATATACCGAAGATGTAAGCAAACCCGGTATTATGAATGCTAATCTGGGTATGTATCGCATACAATTATCCGGTAATGAGTATATACCAGACAGGGAGATTGGATTGCATTACCAGTTGCACAGGGGAATAGGCGTACATCAGACCAAGGCAAATGAGCTGGGGATACCTCTGAAAGTAAGTATTTTTGTAGGCGGACCTCCTTCTCATCCATTATCTGCCGTAATGCCGCTTCCAGAAGGATTGTCTGAGATGATTTTTGCCGGTGCTTTGGGTAACAGAAGATTCCGATATTTCTATGATGAAGAAGGCTTTTGTATCTCTGCTGATGCTGATTTTGTCATCACCGGTACTGTATATCCTAATGAAAACAAACCTGAAGGTCCGTTCGGGGATCACATTGGTTATTATAGTCTGACACATCCTTTTCCGTTGATGCGTGTACATAATGTATACCACAAGAAAGATCCGATCTGGTCGTTTACTGTGGTAGGGCGACCTCCGCAGGAAGATACAAGTTTCGGAGCTTTGATCCATGAGATCACCGGTTCTGCAATTCCGCAGGAGATCAATGGATTGCATGCGGTGAATGCTGTGGATCCGGCAGGGGTACATCCTTTGCTGTTTGCTATAGGTTCCGAGCGGTATACACCTTACCAGCAAGTGGATCGCCCGCAGGAAATCCTTACTATTGCTAATCAGATTTTGGGAAAGAATCAATTGAGCCTTGCTAAATATCTTTTTATTTCTGCTTATGAAGATAATCCGAAGCTAGATATCCATAATATCCCTCAGTTTTTCGGACATATATTAGAGCGTATAGACCTTACACGTGATATTCATTTTCAGACGAATACGACGATTGATACGCTGGATTATTCGGGAGATGGGCTGAATGCGGGGTCTAAAGTGGTATTTGCCGCTGCCGGCACAAAGAAAAGAACGCTGGCTACTGAGCTTCCTGCCGGATTTGAGCTGGCAAGACCTTTTCAACATGCACGTATGGCGATACCGGGAGTGCTGATGGTGGAAGGAAATGCATTTACAAATTATGAACAGGAGCAATCCGTTATAGAGGAATGGTGTAATCAGGTCGCTCATCTGGACTGGACTGGTATACCGATGATCGTGTTGACAGATGATGCCGGCTTCGCTGCAGAGACAGTCAATAACTTTGTGTGGGTAACTTTCACAAGGAGCAATCCTGCATATGATATTTACGGTATCCGCAGTTTTACCAGATTCAAGCATTGGGGCTGTGAAGGTCCGTTTATTATTGACGCCCGCAGTAAACCTCATCATGCTCCTGCACTGATCAAGGATGAAGCGGTAGAACGCAGAGTCGATGCACTGGGTGAAAAGGGGGGATCGCTGTACAGTATTATTTAA
- a CDS encoding sigma-54-dependent transcriptional regulator, giving the protein MKRVLLIDDEHKLRTLLARIIGLEGEGYEVTEVDSLKPALKQLNKTDYDVVLCDVKLPDGDGVSFIPQIKAVQPFAEVILLTAYGNIPDGVKAIKNGAFDYITKGDDNHRIIPLLNKAYDKASLAKRVRQLELKIEKKYSFESIIGKSKAVLQAVSLGKKVAPMDTTVLLLGETGTGKEVFAQAIHYESNRKNKPFVAINCSAFGREILESELFGHKEGSFTGATKDKKGLFEEANTGTIFLDEIGEMSVDLQAKLLRVLESGEFLKVGDTKPTRVDVRILAATNRNLEEEIAKEHFRSDLYYRLSVFTITLPPLRERQEDIALLAKYYIQIYALKANLSTMTCTPDYLAGLKNYSWKGNIRELKNIIERSVIVSDGNVLDMTCLPDEFNRIDRQLHQQSPFSMALAEQAHIQKVLLHTHGNKAEAARLMGIGIATLYRKIDEYKISI; this is encoded by the coding sequence GTGAAACGTGTACTCTTAATCGATGACGAGCATAAATTACGGACACTGCTTGCCCGTATTATAGGGCTTGAAGGTGAAGGCTATGAGGTGACTGAGGTGGATAGTCTCAAACCTGCACTCAAACAACTGAATAAAACAGATTATGATGTGGTGCTGTGCGATGTCAAATTGCCGGATGGGGATGGCGTAAGTTTTATTCCGCAGATCAAAGCCGTTCAGCCATTTGCAGAGGTAATTCTGCTGACTGCATATGGTAATATCCCCGATGGGGTGAAAGCGATCAAAAACGGTGCATTTGATTATATTACTAAAGGGGATGATAATCACCGGATCATTCCTTTGCTGAATAAGGCATATGATAAGGCGTCTCTGGCAAAACGTGTTCGTCAACTGGAGCTTAAGATTGAGAAGAAGTATTCTTTTGAAAGTATTATCGGTAAATCCAAAGCTGTATTACAGGCGGTGTCTTTAGGAAAGAAAGTAGCTCCTATGGACACGACGGTCTTGCTGCTGGGAGAGACCGGGACCGGAAAGGAAGTATTTGCGCAGGCTATCCATTATGAGAGCAACCGAAAGAACAAGCCTTTTGTAGCCATTAACTGTTCTGCATTTGGAAGAGAGATTCTGGAAAGCGAATTGTTTGGTCATAAAGAAGGATCTTTTACAGGTGCGACCAAAGATAAAAAGGGTCTTTTTGAAGAGGCAAATACCGGCACTATATTTCTGGATGAAATAGGAGAGATGTCTGTAGATTTACAGGCAAAGCTGTTGCGTGTGCTGGAATCCGGAGAGTTTTTGAAAGTCGGAGATACCAAACCTACACGTGTAGATGTGCGGATACTGGCTGCTACTAATCGTAATCTGGAAGAGGAGATTGCAAAAGAACATTTCCGAAGCGATCTTTACTATCGGCTGTCTGTATTTACGATTACGCTACCTCCTTTGCGGGAGCGACAAGAGGATATAGCATTACTGGCGAAGTATTATATACAGATATATGCCCTTAAAGCCAATTTAAGTACGATGACGTGTACGCCGGATTACTTAGCAGGGCTAAAGAACTATTCGTGGAAAGGCAATATCAGAGAATTGAAAAATATTATCGAACGGAGTGTGATCGTATCAGATGGAAATGTGCTGGATATGACCTGTCTGCCGGATGAATTTAATAGAATAGACAGACAGTTGCATCAACAATCGCCTTTCTCTATGGCATTGGCGGAGCAGGCACATATCCAAAAGGTATTACTCCATACACATGGAAATAAGGCTGAAGCTGCCCGGCTAATGGGAATCGGTATTGCTACGCTCTATCGTAAAATAGACGAGTATAAAATCAGTATATAG
- a CDS encoding potassium-transporting ATPase subunit F — MAALFIISILVFVYICYVLLKPEKF; from the coding sequence ATGGCCGCATTATTTATTATCTCGATTCTGGTATTTGTATACATCTGTTATGTGTTACTCAAACCAGAAAAATTTTAA
- a CDS encoding deoxyribodipyrimidine photo-lyase, protein MESKVTLIWFRNDLRFHDNEILFETVSKSPIIIPVYCFDPRYFSKKSSGHRKTGVHRARFILDAVRELKEKFAAMGCDLMSFVGYPEEIIPRLAAKYEVNEVFHHREVASRETIISENVETALWKLKINLKHFIGHTLYHKEDLPFPIRDIPNDFMVFKKKIERESTVRQPFPTPEVMVTHPHLEKTTIPTLEELGYTAEEIQTANNNPIHLRGGEDEALKKVEEVLSGQFNEQLDYMMLSPYIAAGALSPIYLYHKIKDAKLVLNKKRTEKLTAQLLWRDYFRFMLKKYPNVFFKKNGTGKNEYSNTDTNPEDLKKWQSGQTGHVFIDKAMQFLSQTGNLPSDLKKIVSLFFVQEYQGDWRKGASYFEDILIDYAPATTYGYWAHYAGVGTSIKNNTPASWEVQMKNSYPNGLEIPLFDQNIVA, encoded by the coding sequence ATGGAAAGTAAAGTGACTCTTATTTGGTTTAGAAACGACCTTCGTTTTCATGACAATGAGATTCTTTTTGAAACAGTCAGTAAAAGTCCTATTATTATTCCTGTTTATTGCTTTGATCCCCGTTATTTTTCCAAAAAATCCAGCGGTCATCGCAAGACAGGGGTTCACAGAGCACGCTTTATCCTGGATGCAGTAAGAGAGTTGAAGGAAAAATTTGCGGCGATGGGTTGTGATTTAATGAGCTTTGTTGGCTATCCTGAAGAAATCATCCCCAGACTCGCAGCCAAATACGAAGTCAATGAAGTTTTTCATCATCGAGAGGTCGCATCACGCGAAACCATAATTTCTGAAAACGTAGAAACCGCACTCTGGAAACTCAAGATCAATCTAAAACATTTTATCGGACACACCTTATACCATAAAGAAGACCTTCCTTTTCCTATCCGTGATATTCCCAATGATTTCATGGTATTCAAAAAGAAAATAGAAAGAGAAAGTACAGTAAGGCAACCCTTCCCGACTCCGGAAGTAATGGTAACGCACCCTCATCTGGAAAAAACGACTATACCGACACTGGAGGAACTGGGATATACGGCCGAGGAAATACAAACTGCAAATAATAACCCTATCCATCTGCGCGGAGGGGAAGATGAAGCCCTCAAAAAAGTTGAAGAAGTACTATCAGGACAATTCAATGAGCAGTTGGACTATATGATGCTGTCACCTTACATTGCTGCAGGTGCACTATCCCCGATCTATCTTTATCATAAAATAAAAGATGCAAAACTTGTCCTGAATAAAAAAAGAACAGAAAAATTGACTGCACAGCTACTGTGGAGAGACTACTTCCGTTTTATGCTTAAAAAATATCCTAATGTATTCTTTAAGAAAAACGGAACAGGCAAGAATGAATATTCAAATACCGATACCAACCCTGAAGATTTGAAAAAGTGGCAATCCGGACAGACAGGCCATGTATTTATAGATAAGGCGATGCAATTCCTGTCACAGACGGGCAATCTGCCATCAGACCTTAAAAAAATAGTCAGCCTGTTTTTTGTTCAGGAATATCAGGGAGACTGGAGAAAAGGCGCATCCTATTTTGAAGATATTCTCATAGACTATGCTCCTGCTACCACATACGGATATTGGGCGCATTATGCAGGTGTAGGAACGAGTATTAAAAACAATACTCCGGCATCCTGGGAAGTTCAAATGAAGAATAGTTATCCGAACGGACTGGAAATACCCCTCTTTGACCAAAATATTGTGGCTTAA
- a CDS encoding Rossmann-fold NAD(P)-binding domain-containing protein: MKEVLICGLNNYLGKRAAAHLANQELRVTAITRNTELFYSRTPEPVTAQLYPVDLIRRTGDYDHFQIKHLDAAIYFAQVPTLNDPVNIKLEMVALRNFIELVRRQSCWRITYVARLMDKKHLRPIIDLFNAQHIQYTIVLNNCAVGLGSMLDNIFKVLEQQRVVAYVGRIAKIRFQPIAALDVIRWLQKMLKMDVFTDKVIELGGPSVVSFRDFFNLYARFSPDQAPPRTLILPKPLVKAIFTKLYDINGEDFEEFRQVIRYEDIVDNQHWQQLMPLELTPLEQAIEQDC; encoded by the coding sequence ATGAAAGAAGTGCTGATATGCGGATTGAACAATTATCTGGGAAAGAGAGCTGCTGCACATCTTGCTAACCAAGAGCTGCGTGTGACAGCTATAACCCGTAATACGGAACTCTTTTATTCCCGAACTCCTGAGCCGGTGACAGCACAATTGTATCCTGTAGACCTGATACGCAGAACGGGGGATTATGATCATTTCCAGATCAAACATCTGGATGCCGCCATTTATTTTGCTCAGGTACCGACCTTAAATGATCCTGTCAATATCAAACTGGAAATGGTAGCCCTGCGTAATTTTATAGAACTGGTCAGAAGGCAGAGTTGCTGGCGTATTACGTATGTAGCACGTCTGATGGACAAAAAGCATCTTCGTCCCATAATAGATCTTTTCAATGCACAACATATACAATATACAATTGTATTGAATAACTGTGCGGTAGGACTGGGGTCTATGCTGGATAATATATTCAAAGTACTGGAGCAACAGAGAGTGGTGGCTTACGTCGGCCGGATTGCTAAAATCCGCTTTCAGCCCATTGCCGCTTTAGACGTAATCCGTTGGTTGCAAAAAATGCTGAAAATGGATGTGTTTACAGATAAAGTGATAGAGCTTGGAGGACCTTCTGTTGTCAGCTTCCGTGACTTTTTTAATCTTTATGCACGCTTTAGTCCGGATCAGGCTCCTCCGCGAACGCTGATACTTCCCAAGCCTTTGGTCAAAGCGATATTTACAAAATTATATGATATCAACGGGGAAGATTTTGAGGAATTCAGGCAGGTTATCCGCTATGAGGATATTGTCGATAATCAGCATTGGCAGCAGTTGATGCCACTGGAACTCACTCCGCTGGAACAAGCGATCGAACAGGATTGCTAA
- the kdpB gene encoding potassium-transporting ATPase subunit KdpB, translating into MNNNMNSTNKSLFQKDLIKEAFAQSFVKLNPKLMFRNPVMFTVEVGTLVMLVVTAWTLSGDRSQGSFGYNATVFVVLFFTLLFANFAEAIAEARGKAQADSLRKTREETPAKLENGTTVSSSSLKKGDIFICVAGDVIPTDGEIIEGLATIDESAITGESAPVIREAGGDKSSVTGGTKVLSDHIKVQVTTQPGESFLDKMIALVEGASRQKTPNEIALTILLAGFTLVFIIVTVTLKPFADYANVSITIASFIALFVCLIPTTIGGLLSAIGIAGMDRALRANVITKSGKAVETAGDIDVLLLDKTGTITIGNRKATQFYAADGIEEKQLIRAAVLSSMADDTPEGKSILELANPDPLTLQIKDPHYINFTAETRTSGVDFTDTRIRKGSTDAIRNIVLKAGHTFPQEIEARVTQISSNGGTPLVVSQNEKVMGVIELQDIIKPGIQERFERLRKMGIKTVMVTGDNPLTAKFIAEKAGVDDFIAEAKPEDKMNYIKQEQAEGRLVAMMGDGTNDAPALAQADVGVAMNSGTQAAKEAGNMVDLDNDPTKLIEVVEIGKQLLMTRGTLTTFSIANDVAKYFAIIPALFITAIPALQGLNIMHLGSPQSAILSAVIFNAIIIPVLIPLALKGVTYKPIGASALLRRNLFLYGFGGVLIPFVAIKLIDLVVSLFI; encoded by the coding sequence ATGAATAACAATATGAACTCAACTAATAAATCTTTGTTTCAAAAAGATCTGATAAAAGAAGCTTTTGCTCAATCTTTTGTCAAGCTCAATCCTAAGCTTATGTTTCGAAATCCGGTGATGTTCACTGTAGAAGTCGGTACGCTGGTGATGCTGGTTGTCACGGCCTGGACATTGAGCGGAGACCGTTCACAGGGTAGTTTTGGATATAATGCAACGGTGTTTGTGGTCTTATTTTTCACGCTTTTGTTTGCCAATTTTGCGGAAGCTATCGCTGAAGCAAGAGGAAAGGCACAGGCGGACAGTCTTCGCAAAACCCGTGAGGAGACTCCTGCAAAGCTGGAGAATGGAACTACTGTCTCTTCTTCTTCACTGAAAAAGGGTGATATTTTTATCTGCGTGGCCGGAGACGTGATTCCGACCGACGGGGAGATTATTGAAGGACTTGCGACTATTGATGAAAGTGCTATCACCGGAGAATCTGCTCCTGTGATCCGGGAAGCTGGTGGTGATAAAAGCTCAGTAACCGGAGGAACCAAAGTCCTGTCGGATCATATCAAAGTACAGGTCACTACACAGCCCGGAGAAAGTTTTCTGGATAAAATGATCGCTTTGGTAGAAGGTGCAAGTCGCCAGAAGACACCGAATGAAATTGCACTGACTATATTGCTTGCAGGATTCACACTTGTATTTATTATTGTAACGGTGACATTGAAACCTTTTGCAGATTATGCAAACGTATCTATCACTATAGCTTCTTTTATTGCCCTGTTTGTGTGTCTTATTCCCACTACCATCGGAGGACTATTATCCGCTATCGGTATAGCCGGAATGGACAGAGCACTTCGTGCAAATGTCATCACTAAATCGGGTAAAGCGGTAGAAACTGCCGGAGATATTGATGTCCTGTTACTAGACAAAACAGGGACTATTACGATCGGTAACCGGAAAGCTACTCAGTTCTATGCAGCAGACGGAATAGAAGAGAAACAACTTATCCGGGCTGCGGTTCTCAGCTCTATGGCCGATGATACGCCTGAAGGAAAGTCTATTCTTGAACTGGCTAATCCGGATCCGTTGACACTGCAGATAAAAGATCCGCATTATATCAATTTTACTGCTGAAACACGGACTTCGGGTGTGGATTTTACAGATACACGTATCCGTAAAGGCTCTACCGATGCGATCCGCAATATTGTGCTGAAAGCCGGCCATACCTTTCCTCAGGAAATTGAGGCACGCGTCACACAGATTTCCAGTAACGGAGGCACACCGCTTGTCGTATCCCAAAATGAAAAAGTAATGGGTGTAATAGAATTGCAGGATATCATAAAACCGGGAATACAGGAGCGCTTTGAGCGGCTGAGAAAGATGGGTATAAAGACTGTGATGGTTACCGGTGATAATCCGCTTACCGCAAAATTCATAGCAGAGAAAGCAGGCGTGGATGATTTTATCGCTGAAGCTAAGCCTGAGGATAAGATGAATTACATCAAACAGGAACAAGCTGAAGGACGGTTGGTCGCCATGATGGGAGACGGTACAAATGATGCTCCGGCTTTGGCGCAGGCAGATGTTGGTGTAGCTATGAATAGTGGAACACAGGCTGCTAAGGAAGCCGGTAATATGGTTGATCTGGATAATGATCCTACCAAACTGATTGAAGTTGTGGAGATCGGTAAACAACTCCTGATGACCCGTGGTACACTGACGACATTCTCTATTGCAAATGATGTGGCCAAATATTTTGCGATTATTCCGGCATTGTTTATCACTGCTATTCCCGCCTTACAGGGACTGAATATTATGCATTTGGGAAGCCCTCAGAGTGCTATTCTGTCTGCTGTAATCTTTAATGCAATCATTATTCCGGTATTGATCCCGTTGGCATTAAAAGGAGTGACTTATAAACCTATCGGAGCCTCTGCCTTATTGCGACGCAATCTGTTTCTGTATGGGTTTGGCGGGGTGCTTATTCCTTTCGTAGCCATCAAACTCATAGATCTGGTTGTATCACTATTTATATAA